The Gemmatimonadota bacterium genome includes the window GCGGTCAATCACCTCCTGATGTCTCACCGCATAGGAGGTATCAAAATAGGCGCGCTCTTCGGCCAGCTTCTGAAAGAGCATGACCGAACGCTGCTGATGGGCCCGATTCTCGCTGTGCATAAACGGGACGTACACGAAATAGCGCTCGACCAAATGTAACTGTCGGTCCAATCCCGCAGCGATCATTTGCTCCGCTATCTGCTGGGCCAGCGGGTCGTTGCGGAACATATTGCGGGGAAACTGATCCAGGACCAGGATAAGCGCCACACCGCCCCGCGCCGTCTCCGTCCAGTGGGTCAGTTGGCCTTGAGCGGCCAGTTCATAGCCGGCCTGGAAACGC containing:
- a CDS encoding DUF924 domain-containing protein, which gives rise to MADIEEILTFWFGEIRDEPAYFEEYAPRWFVQNADFDREIVQRFQAGYELAAQGQLTHWTETARGGVALILVLDQFPRNMFRNDPLAQQIAEQMIAAGLDRQLHLVERYFVYVPFMHSENRAHQQRSVMLFQKLAEERAYFDTSYAVRHQEVIDR